One genomic window of Candidatus Pseudobacter hemicellulosilyticus includes the following:
- a CDS encoding NAD(P)/FAD-dependent oxidoreductase: protein MNQETNSKKTQRIVIVGGGFAGINLAKRLAKDSRFQVTLVDKNNYHFFPPLLYQVATAFIEPSNISYPFRRMFQRVPNVRFHMGALVKVNPEQQTIETENGVEEYDQLVLALGTESNYFGMENVRKNALAMKTIDEALNLRNNLLLNYETAVRTVDPKEKETYLNIVIAGGGPTGVEVAGMLAEMAQYIGSKEYPELRGLGNYLYLVDASPALLSPMSKKSQAEAHRVLSKLGVHIILNTAVKDYKDSKVLLSDGREIATNVLIWASGVQAREVPGLPREVLGRGRRVLVNELNQVNGFSNIYAMGDLCFQTADPAFPNGHPQLAQVAIQQGILLAANFKKMTEGQPMKPFRYKDKGSLAIISKFKAVADLPKLFFKGFGAWLIWLFIHLMPLVGFRNRVQLAFNWFWSFLNNDPTLRLIIRPFKKQAEEPKV, encoded by the coding sequence ATGAACCAGGAGACGAACTCAAAGAAGACACAAAGGATTGTAATTGTTGGTGGTGGATTTGCGGGGATAAACCTGGCCAAGCGACTGGCCAAAGACAGCCGCTTCCAGGTAACGCTGGTGGATAAGAACAATTATCATTTCTTCCCGCCCCTGCTGTACCAGGTGGCCACGGCCTTTATTGAACCTTCCAATATCAGCTATCCCTTCCGCCGGATGTTCCAGCGGGTGCCCAATGTCCGTTTCCATATGGGGGCTCTGGTAAAAGTGAATCCTGAACAGCAGACCATTGAAACAGAAAATGGGGTGGAGGAATATGATCAGCTGGTACTGGCCCTGGGCACCGAGTCCAATTATTTCGGCATGGAGAATGTCCGGAAGAATGCGCTCGCCATGAAGACCATTGATGAAGCGCTCAACCTCCGCAACAACCTGCTCCTGAATTATGAGACCGCAGTGCGCACCGTGGATCCAAAAGAGAAAGAAACTTACCTCAATATCGTGATTGCCGGCGGCGGCCCCACAGGTGTGGAAGTGGCCGGCATGCTGGCCGAAATGGCGCAGTATATCGGGTCCAAGGAATACCCGGAGCTGCGGGGCCTGGGTAATTATCTTTACCTGGTGGACGCCTCGCCGGCGCTGCTTTCTCCCATGAGTAAAAAATCACAGGCCGAAGCACATCGGGTGCTGAGCAAATTAGGCGTGCATATCATCCTCAATACGGCTGTTAAAGATTATAAGGATAGCAAAGTGTTACTCAGCGATGGCCGGGAGATTGCTACCAACGTGCTGATCTGGGCCTCGGGCGTACAGGCGCGTGAAGTGCCGGGCCTGCCCAGGGAAGTACTTGGCAGGGGGCGGCGGGTATTGGTCAATGAGCTGAACCAGGTGAACGGCTTCTCCAATATCTATGCTATGGGCGATCTTTGTTTCCAGACGGCCGATCCGGCCTTTCCTAACGGGCATCCACAGCTGGCACAGGTAGCCATCCAGCAGGGGATCCTGCTGGCGGCCAATTTTAAAAAGATGACGGAAGGACAGCCTATGAAACCTTTCCGCTATAAGGACAAGGGCAGCCTGGCCATTATCTCCAAATTCAAGGCTGTGGCCGATCTTCCCAAACTCTTCTTCAAAGGATTTGGCGCCTGGCTGATCTGGCTGTTCATCCACCTGATGCCGCTGGTAGGTTTCCGCAACAGGGTGCAGCTGGCTTTCAACTGGTTCTGGTCCTTCCTGAACAATGACCCTACGCTGCGGCTGATCATCCGCCCCTTCAAAAAGCAGGCGGAAGAGCCGAAAGTATAA
- a CDS encoding glycoside hydrolase family 127 protein: MKKLLPALAMLTALATEAQQKDYPIQAVNFTAVKLTDSFWLPRIKLNYTATIPASFERCESTGRVKNFEMAAARSGKFCTTFPFDDTDIYKTIEGASFSLSLFPDPKLSVYMDSLIEKVRKAQEPDGYLYTARTIDPAHPQEWAGPERWVKERELSHELYNSGHLYEAAAAHYLATGKRNLLDIALKNADLVVSVFGPNKRHVAPGHQVVEIGLVKLYRITGKIEYLNTAKFFIDERGHYSGYDAKNKDPWKNGAYWQDHIPVVQQTEGLGHAVRAGYLYAAMADVAALTGDQDYLKAIDSIWNNIIGKKVYVQGGFGAVPSGERFGDNYELPNGTAYNETCAAIAQIFWNQRMFQLHGQSKYIDVLEKILYNGFISGLGLDGKSFFYTNAMEIRNGFHHHSQERQRSGWFECSCCPTNIVRLLPAIPGYVYAQKDDQLYANLFINGQAAITIKGKPVSITQENNYPWEGQLRFLVNPRSPLDFTFRLRLPGWAQGTAIPSDLYHFTQSGASPITITVNGQPVPYSVQDGYALLTRKWKKGDIVEMQLPMAVQTVKALEAVKADTGRVALQRGPLVYCGEWADNQGQVSNILLPAGTQFNPSYKPGLLHGVTVLEATVPVVQIGADGLSVSTRQQPFTAIPYYAWANRGLGEMSVWFPQKLAALELVPAK; this comes from the coding sequence ATGAAAAAACTACTCCCTGCGCTGGCGATGCTGACTGCCCTCGCCACGGAAGCGCAACAAAAAGATTATCCTATACAGGCCGTCAACTTCACGGCCGTGAAACTGACTGACAGTTTCTGGTTGCCCCGCATCAAGCTCAACTACACCGCTACCATCCCGGCCTCTTTTGAAAGATGCGAAAGCACAGGCCGCGTGAAGAACTTTGAAATGGCGGCAGCCCGCAGCGGGAAATTCTGTACCACCTTCCCTTTTGACGACACTGATATTTACAAGACCATTGAAGGCGCCTCTTTTTCCCTGAGCCTTTTCCCCGATCCCAAGCTTTCCGTCTATATGGACAGCCTGATCGAGAAAGTGCGTAAGGCACAGGAGCCCGATGGTTACCTGTACACAGCCCGCACCATTGACCCTGCGCACCCGCAGGAATGGGCCGGCCCTGAAAGATGGGTCAAGGAAAGGGAGCTGAGCCATGAGCTGTACAATTCCGGCCATCTCTATGAAGCCGCGGCTGCGCATTACCTGGCCACCGGCAAAAGGAACCTGCTGGATATTGCGCTGAAGAACGCGGACCTGGTAGTCTCGGTCTTTGGCCCCAACAAACGCCATGTAGCGCCCGGCCACCAGGTGGTGGAGATTGGGCTGGTCAAGCTCTATCGTATTACCGGTAAAATTGAATACCTCAATACCGCCAAATTCTTCATAGACGAGCGCGGTCATTATTCCGGCTATGATGCAAAGAACAAAGATCCCTGGAAGAACGGCGCCTACTGGCAGGACCATATCCCGGTAGTGCAGCAGACAGAAGGCCTGGGCCATGCCGTACGGGCAGGTTACCTCTATGCCGCCATGGCGGATGTGGCAGCGCTCACCGGCGACCAGGACTATCTCAAAGCCATTGACAGCATCTGGAACAATATCATCGGTAAAAAAGTATATGTCCAGGGCGGCTTTGGCGCCGTACCTTCCGGCGAACGCTTTGGCGATAATTACGAGCTGCCCAATGGCACCGCCTATAACGAGACCTGCGCCGCCATCGCCCAGATCTTCTGGAACCAGCGCATGTTCCAGCTGCATGGGCAATCCAAATACATTGATGTGCTGGAGAAGATCCTGTACAATGGGTTTATCTCCGGCCTGGGCCTGGATGGCAAATCCTTTTTCTACACCAATGCCATGGAGATCCGCAACGGGTTCCACCACCATAGCCAGGAACGGCAACGCTCCGGCTGGTTTGAGTGCAGCTGCTGCCCTACCAATATTGTGCGCCTGCTGCCGGCTATTCCTGGATATGTATATGCGCAGAAAGACGATCAGCTCTATGCCAACCTCTTTATCAACGGTCAGGCGGCTATCACCATTAAAGGCAAGCCGGTCAGCATTACCCAGGAGAACAACTATCCCTGGGAAGGACAGCTTCGCTTCCTGGTCAATCCCAGATCGCCGCTGGACTTCACCTTCCGCCTGCGGCTGCCGGGCTGGGCGCAGGGAACAGCCATTCCCTCCGACCTCTATCATTTTACACAATCCGGTGCATCCCCCATCACTATTACTGTCAACGGGCAGCCTGTTCCCTACAGCGTACAGGACGGCTATGCCCTGCTGACCCGCAAATGGAAAAAAGGGGATATAGTAGAAATGCAGCTGCCTATGGCGGTACAGACCGTCAAAGCCCTTGAAGCCGTGAAGGCCGATACCGGTCGCGTGGCGCTGCAACGCGGACCGCTGGTCTATTGCGGTGAGTGGGCCGACAACCAGGGACAGGTCAGCAATATCCTGCTGCCTGCCGGCACGCAGTTCAACCCCAGCTATAAGCCAGGGCTCCTGCATGGCGTTACCGTACTGGAAGCTACGGTGCCGGTTGTACAGATCGGCGCCGACGGACTGTCCGTCAGCACCCGCCAGCAGCCATTCACGGCTATACCGTATTATGCCTGGGCGAACCGTGGGCTGGGTGAAATGTCGGTCTGGTTCCCGCAGAAGCTGGCAGCGCTGGAGCTGGTACCGGCTAAGTAG
- a CDS encoding glycosyl hydrolase, whose product MDHPFLLLSLLFVLPVCGQDRLPVLIDPQATAETKALHRNLHSLAEKQVLFGHQHATEYGHGWYGDPDRSDVKSVTGSHPAVIGVDFMGFTGHAPEVCAKNKAAVRKIVADTYNRGGVVTVAWHFSNPVSRDGFNWKDSGSLPAVQYIIPGGQAHQQYKEILQGIGEWAKDTRGADGKLVPMIFRPYHELDGDWFWWGRGHCTREEFITLWRFTVGYLRDSLQVHNFIYAFSPDNIFQSEAEYLDRYPGDAWVDLVGVDNYGDLGRDGYHLEAAARKLSIVSNYARKANKLAAFTETGLESIPNPDWWTKVLLPLLKADGLRLCYVLVWRNDQHSPTHYYAPFPGQVSAPDLIRFFQDPFTLFERDLPAMYR is encoded by the coding sequence ATGGATCACCCATTCCTGCTCCTGTCCCTATTATTTGTCCTGCCCGTCTGCGGCCAGGACCGGTTGCCTGTGCTGATAGATCCACAGGCCACGGCTGAAACAAAAGCCCTGCACCGTAACCTGCACAGCCTGGCGGAGAAACAGGTCCTGTTCGGCCACCAGCATGCTACTGAATATGGGCATGGCTGGTATGGGGATCCGGACCGCTCCGATGTGAAATCGGTGACGGGCAGTCATCCCGCAGTGATAGGGGTAGACTTCATGGGCTTTACCGGTCATGCGCCGGAGGTATGTGCAAAGAATAAAGCGGCTGTGCGCAAAATAGTGGCGGATACCTATAACCGGGGTGGGGTGGTGACGGTGGCCTGGCATTTTTCCAATCCTGTTTCCCGGGATGGTTTCAACTGGAAAGACTCCGGTTCCCTGCCGGCCGTTCAATACATTATTCCCGGCGGCCAGGCGCACCAGCAGTATAAAGAGATCCTGCAGGGTATTGGCGAATGGGCAAAGGATACCCGCGGGGCAGATGGTAAACTGGTGCCCATGATCTTCCGGCCTTATCATGAGCTGGATGGCGACTGGTTCTGGTGGGGTAGGGGACATTGTACCCGTGAAGAGTTTATTACCCTCTGGCGGTTTACGGTCGGCTATCTGCGCGACAGCCTCCAGGTGCATAATTTCATCTACGCTTTTTCTCCTGATAATATTTTTCAGTCCGAAGCCGAATACCTGGATCGCTATCCCGGTGATGCCTGGGTAGACCTGGTAGGGGTAGATAATTACGGCGACCTGGGCCGTGACGGCTACCACCTGGAAGCCGCGGCCCGAAAGCTCAGCATAGTATCCAACTATGCCCGCAAAGCCAATAAGCTGGCGGCTTTTACCGAAACAGGGCTGGAATCCATTCCCAATCCGGACTGGTGGACCAAAGTATTACTTCCCCTGCTTAAAGCAGATGGGCTCCGCCTCTGTTATGTGCTGGTCTGGCGTAACGATCAGCATAGTCCCACCCATTATTACGCGCCCTTTCCCGGGCAGGTCAGCGCACCGGATCTTATCCGGTTCTTCCAGGACCCTTTTACCCTGTTTGAACGGGATCTGCCTGCTATGTATCGCTGA
- a CDS encoding Ig-like domain-containing protein, with product MQKLYLRTCFLCLCLLALTAGRSTAQNWVNLALNKPGFASTSTVYRPDGAFDGNYGTRWESYFSDPEWLYVDLGASYPINRVKLFWEAAYGRDFQIQVSEDAQNWVAIATITNNTDVNNDLTGLSGQGRYVRMYGTVRGTGFGYSLYEFEVYSVPDPPVVSITSPENNASYAMTTPVTVTVDATAQAGKSISRVELYYGDLLLGVDETAPYSFTGNGPGEGNYALRAKAIDNAGAVSFSAPIHIIINNLSTGDCSGAPEWDSLTIYPNAGAKVTYLGRLYENRYYTTRQNPVRNSGQYEVWKLLSTCGTGTVVTVTLPDSNHTFNAPASINIHVDALANENYRITKVEVYNNGTQLIDTDTSANFSFDWNDLPAGNYSITAVATDNTGATTSSYAIPITVVNGTGCNAPEWRSQFVYANAGEQVTWQGALYQNKWYTQGQNPASNSGEYQVWTLISTCPTGNTITLTAPPNNASYGAPATIPINASLTGPAVVKVEFYQGPAVLGVDSTAPYSYNWAGVSAGHYTISARAFNSTEAVAVSSDITVTVTPQETHFTWTGNGGNSNWNDPANWQPTAVPGVSDSVVIGPTTFAPQLQGNTLVADLTLQGNTLDLNGQQLTLTGHVQFNGGSVNNGTLTIQCSEVLYAGTSFGANVNLTTTCGNIYFNGSVFNGPVLITKQGSGAMDNDGTGGSIFNGPATIVNNTTARLRMGGSLPDDFNAAIVFNNNSTGAFEISYNSNSTFSGAITVNSNTSPSFGSGGGTPVLDGTGLQTINRTGVAPVLFNRLELNKPTGNAQLNTPVTIGAFLQLTKADLLTDMTNQLIFAPGATVSGANDSSFVAGPVTRYGDGAFTFPIGRDTLYRPIGINPEGASPTDAFLADYFPAGTSQDPAPKESSIHHISTCEYWILNRVTGSANTAVTLSWDKNSCGVTNPGSLLVARWDGSQWTNAGNGGFTGTTEKGTLTSSEVITSFSPFTLGSSTAANPLPVNLLSFTATGQNSKVLLQWSTAREWNNKGFELQRSGDGLHFSAIGFVDGAGNSEQQQDYQFTDQQPLTGVSWYRLKQLDLDNTATLSRIVAVDLAANAGFRVLPNPTTGLVTLLLNSSSLEAGTVLDLHDQTGRLLQSRQIGNRVGSITLDLSAYPKGIYLLSLRAAGKLLFQSKLIKQ from the coding sequence ATGCAAAAACTTTACTTGCGTACCTGTTTTCTTTGTCTATGCCTGCTGGCCCTGACAGCCGGCCGGAGTACCGCCCAGAACTGGGTCAACCTGGCCCTCAACAAACCGGGCTTTGCCTCAACTTCCACCGTGTACAGACCTGATGGCGCTTTTGACGGCAACTACGGCACCCGCTGGGAAAGCTATTTCAGCGATCCTGAATGGCTCTATGTAGACCTGGGCGCCAGTTATCCCATCAACCGCGTGAAGCTGTTCTGGGAAGCAGCCTATGGGCGCGATTTCCAGATCCAGGTATCGGAAGATGCCCAGAACTGGGTCGCCATCGCCACCATCACCAACAACACTGACGTGAACAATGACCTCACCGGCCTGTCCGGCCAGGGCCGTTATGTGCGCATGTACGGCACAGTCAGAGGAACAGGCTTTGGGTATTCCCTCTATGAATTTGAAGTATACAGCGTTCCCGATCCGCCGGTGGTCAGCATTACGTCGCCGGAGAATAACGCCTCCTATGCCATGACCACCCCGGTGACCGTTACCGTAGACGCCACTGCCCAGGCCGGCAAAAGCATCAGCCGGGTGGAACTGTATTACGGCGATCTCCTGCTGGGCGTGGATGAAACCGCCCCCTACAGTTTTACCGGCAACGGTCCCGGCGAAGGCAATTATGCCCTGCGGGCCAAAGCCATTGACAATGCCGGGGCAGTAAGCTTCTCCGCTCCCATCCATATCATCATCAATAACCTGAGTACCGGCGATTGCAGCGGCGCCCCAGAGTGGGATTCTCTCACCATTTATCCCAACGCCGGCGCCAAGGTGACCTATCTCGGCCGGCTCTATGAGAACAGGTATTACACCACGCGGCAGAACCCGGTCCGCAACAGTGGACAATACGAGGTCTGGAAACTGCTCTCCACCTGCGGCACAGGCACCGTGGTCACTGTTACCCTGCCGGACAGCAACCATACTTTCAATGCGCCCGCCTCTATCAATATCCATGTAGACGCCCTTGCCAATGAAAATTACCGCATCACCAAAGTGGAGGTGTACAACAACGGCACCCAACTGATAGACACCGATACTTCGGCCAATTTTTCGTTCGACTGGAACGATCTGCCCGCCGGCAATTATTCCATCACGGCCGTAGCTACCGATAATACCGGCGCTACCACCAGCTCCTATGCCATTCCCATCACGGTGGTTAACGGCACCGGCTGCAACGCCCCTGAATGGCGATCACAGTTTGTATATGCCAACGCAGGTGAACAGGTCACCTGGCAGGGCGCCCTGTACCAGAACAAATGGTATACCCAGGGACAGAACCCTGCCAGCAACAGCGGTGAGTACCAGGTATGGACACTGATCAGTACCTGCCCCACCGGTAATACCATCACGCTGACGGCCCCGCCCAATAATGCCAGCTATGGCGCACCCGCTACCATACCTATCAACGCCAGCCTGACGGGTCCGGCCGTTGTGAAAGTGGAATTTTACCAGGGTCCGGCTGTGCTGGGCGTAGACTCTACCGCCCCCTACAGCTATAACTGGGCCGGGGTTTCAGCAGGTCACTATACTATCTCCGCCCGGGCCTTTAACAGCACGGAAGCCGTAGCCGTTTCTTCCGATATCACGGTAACCGTAACTCCCCAGGAAACCCATTTTACCTGGACCGGCAATGGCGGCAACAGCAACTGGAACGATCCTGCCAACTGGCAGCCCACGGCTGTTCCGGGTGTCAGCGACTCAGTGGTCATTGGCCCCACTACCTTTGCACCACAGCTACAGGGCAATACACTGGTGGCCGATCTGACCCTGCAGGGCAATACCCTTGACCTTAACGGCCAGCAGCTCACGCTTACCGGTCATGTGCAGTTCAACGGCGGCTCTGTGAACAACGGCACCCTCACTATCCAGTGCAGCGAGGTCCTCTATGCAGGCACCAGCTTCGGCGCTAATGTGAACCTGACCACTACCTGCGGCAATATCTATTTCAACGGCTCTGTCTTCAACGGACCTGTCCTGATCACCAAACAGGGCAGCGGCGCCATGGATAACGATGGTACCGGTGGCAGCATCTTTAACGGCCCTGCCACTATTGTCAACAATACCACCGCCCGCCTGCGCATGGGCGGCAGCCTGCCCGATGATTTCAATGCCGCTATTGTTTTCAACAACAACAGCACCGGCGCCTTTGAGATCAGCTATAACAGCAACAGTACTTTTTCCGGCGCCATTACCGTCAACAGCAATACCAGTCCTTCTTTTGGCAGCGGCGGCGGTACGCCGGTACTGGATGGAACAGGATTGCAGACCATCAACAGGACAGGCGTAGCGCCCGTACTGTTCAACAGGCTGGAACTGAATAAACCTACCGGCAATGCACAACTGAATACACCAGTAACGATTGGCGCATTCCTGCAACTCACCAAAGCTGATCTGCTCACAGACATGACCAACCAGCTGATCTTTGCCCCTGGCGCCACTGTCAGCGGCGCCAATGATTCCTCTTTTGTGGCCGGTCCTGTTACCCGCTATGGCGATGGCGCGTTTACTTTCCCCATTGGCAGGGATACCCTGTATCGCCCCATCGGCATCAATCCTGAAGGCGCTTCCCCCACAGATGCATTCCTGGCCGACTACTTCCCCGCAGGGACCAGCCAGGATCCTGCCCCCAAAGAAAGCAGTATCCATCATATCAGCACCTGCGAATACTGGATCCTCAACCGCGTTACCGGCTCCGCCAATACGGCCGTAACCCTGAGCTGGGATAAGAACAGCTGCGGTGTTACCAATCCGGGTTCGCTGCTGGTGGCCCGCTGGGATGGCAGCCAGTGGACCAATGCCGGCAATGGCGGTTTTACGGGGACTACTGAAAAAGGGACCTTGACGTCTTCCGAAGTGATCACCAGTTTCAGCCCGTTCACCCTTGGTTCTTCCACAGCCGCCAATCCATTACCGGTGAACCTGCTCTCCTTTACCGCCACCGGTCAAAACAGCAAAGTACTGCTGCAATGGAGTACGGCCAGGGAATGGAACAACAAAGGATTTGAGCTGCAACGTTCCGGTGATGGACTTCATTTCTCTGCCATCGGTTTTGTGGATGGCGCAGGCAACAGCGAGCAGCAACAGGATTACCAGTTCACAGATCAGCAGCCGCTGACAGGGGTCTCCTGGTATCGCCTGAAACAACTGGACCTGGACAATACCGCCACCCTCTCCCGTATTGTAGCGGTAGACCTGGCCGCTAACGCCGGTTTCCGCGTGCTGCCCAATCCCACTACAGGACTGGTCACCCTGCTCCTGAACAGCAGCAGCCTGGAGGCCGGCACCGTCCTGGACCTGCATGACCAGACCGGCCGGTTACTGCAAAGCCGGCAAATCGGCAACCGGGTCGGCAGCATCACGCTTGATCTGTCTGCTTATCCCAAAGGCATCTACCTGCTGAGCCTTCGCGCAGCAGGAAAACTGCTATTCCAAAGCAAGCTGATCAAACAATAA
- the xrtN gene encoding exosortase N codes for MTIPFSLPALSPKHRWILLFSAGYGLLAAIGLRSYLPAFSLQLLLGILTMMVCAGKPSGKPTHRLDLAVILLAILYLLLPAKTFLFIALAVGLLYLVESLAGRLQLLCLAALALVSPIFDYACTVFSFPIRLFLTQLAGRLMQPVFPSLVVEGNMLVRDGASFAVDPACMGLHMLTSSLLAVLLLTAIYRQQYQRQLPVRWIAVLLGSSFLLNIVSNLLRIICLVTFSVGADSPLHSCIGMGFFLLYGLLPACWLVKRLTKTKGKPLTTAAPEPAAASVPIHPLALARNITLLALLAFVTLQGQNREPGMDMDLQAASIEGYNSTPMKHHILKLENEAALIYVKPIAGFYASDHQPMICWTGSGYQFRQVKASGRDGHTIYTAVLEKGKDKLYSAWWYETDNGQTISQLDWRWQALSQGKQFALVNITSNSPDTLLEETRKLFRLKLVHTLMEKESHLIN; via the coding sequence ATGACCATACCCTTTTCCTTACCCGCCTTGTCGCCCAAGCACCGATGGATCCTTTTGTTCAGCGCCGGGTACGGCCTGCTGGCGGCCATCGGGCTCCGCAGTTACCTGCCTGCATTCTCGCTTCAGCTGCTGCTGGGCATACTGACCATGATGGTATGCGCCGGTAAACCTTCCGGCAAGCCTACGCACCGGCTGGACCTGGCCGTCATACTATTGGCTATCCTGTACCTGCTGCTCCCGGCAAAGACCTTCCTGTTCATCGCCCTGGCAGTAGGCCTGCTGTACCTGGTGGAGAGCCTGGCCGGCAGGCTGCAGCTGCTCTGCCTGGCGGCCCTGGCACTGGTATCGCCTATTTTCGATTATGCCTGTACGGTATTCAGCTTTCCTATCCGCCTTTTCCTTACCCAGCTGGCCGGCAGGCTGATGCAACCAGTATTCCCCAGCCTGGTGGTGGAGGGCAATATGCTGGTGCGGGATGGCGCCAGCTTTGCGGTGGACCCGGCCTGCATGGGACTGCATATGCTGACCAGTTCCCTGCTGGCGGTGCTGCTGCTGACAGCCATTTACCGGCAACAGTATCAACGCCAGCTGCCGGTCCGCTGGATAGCCGTGCTGCTCGGCAGCAGCTTCCTGCTCAATATAGTTTCCAACCTGCTCCGCATTATTTGCCTGGTAACCTTTTCTGTAGGGGCCGACAGCCCCCTGCACAGCTGCATCGGCATGGGCTTTTTCCTGCTCTATGGACTGCTTCCCGCCTGCTGGCTGGTGAAACGGCTCACCAAAACAAAGGGTAAGCCACTGACAACTGCAGCGCCGGAGCCAGCAGCAGCATCCGTACCCATTCATCCCCTGGCGCTGGCCAGGAATATTACCCTACTGGCCCTGCTGGCCTTTGTCACCCTGCAGGGACAAAACCGCGAGCCCGGTATGGACATGGACCTGCAGGCCGCTTCCATTGAAGGATACAACAGCACGCCGATGAAACACCATATCCTGAAACTGGAAAATGAAGCAGCCCTGATCTATGTAAAACCCATAGCAGGTTTTTATGCCAGCGATCACCAGCCCATGATCTGCTGGACCGGCAGCGGCTACCAGTTCCGGCAGGTAAAAGCATCCGGCAGGGATGGCCATACCATCTATACGGCCGTGCTGGAAAAAGGGAAGGATAAACTCTACAGCGCCTGGTGGTATGAAACAGACAACGGCCAAACCATCAGCCAGCTCGACTGGCGCTGGCAGGCGCTGAGCCAGGGCAAACAGTTTGCCCTGGTCAATATCACCAGCAACAGCCCGGACACGCTGCTTGAAGAAACACGGAAACTGTTCCGGTTAAAGCTGGTGCATACATTGATGGAGAAGGAAAGTCACCTGATCAACTGA
- a CDS encoding MBL fold metallo-hydrolase: MSLFIASLNSGSNGNCYYIGNEQEAVLIDAGISCRETVKRMSRLGLSMEKVKAIFISHEHSDHIRGLAVLSKKYQCPVYITAGTLQHSGLLLEQELVRSFQAFEPITIGNLSITGFPKFHDASEPHSFVVDGHSIRIGIFTDIGIGCEQLIHHFKHCHAAFLEANYDEEMLDKGRYPYYLKNRIRGGKGHLSNKQALEIFTAHRPVFMSHLLLSHLSRDNNDPSLVQELFDQHAGDTKIIVASRYVETELLQIYSNGVPSPWIGSSPIPSFSTAIAAAAAAEQAATAVTAAVNAVALPTVAPASAAPAISRRKPKASTSTAADSVSQMRLF; encoded by the coding sequence ATGTCGTTATTCATCGCGTCGCTGAATTCGGGGAGCAATGGGAATTGCTATTATATCGGCAATGAGCAGGAAGCGGTACTCATTGACGCCGGTATTTCCTGCCGGGAAACAGTGAAGCGTATGAGCAGGCTGGGCCTCTCCATGGAGAAGGTGAAAGCCATCTTTATTTCCCACGAACACAGCGACCATATCCGCGGCCTCGCGGTCCTCTCCAAAAAATACCAGTGCCCCGTTTATATTACTGCCGGTACCTTGCAGCATAGCGGGCTGCTGCTGGAGCAGGAGCTGGTCCGTTCTTTCCAGGCCTTTGAACCCATTACCATCGGCAACCTGTCGATTACCGGTTTCCCAAAATTCCATGATGCTTCCGAGCCGCATAGTTTTGTGGTGGATGGGCATTCCATCCGGATCGGCATCTTTACTGATATTGGCATTGGCTGCGAGCAGTTGATCCATCATTTCAAACATTGCCATGCGGCTTTCCTGGAAGCCAATTACGATGAGGAGATGCTGGACAAAGGCCGTTATCCCTATTACCTGAAGAACCGCATCCGTGGCGGTAAAGGGCATTTGTCCAATAAGCAGGCGCTTGAAATCTTTACAGCGCATCGGCCGGTTTTTATGAGCCACCTGCTGTTGTCCCACCTCTCGCGGGATAACAATGATCCCAGCCTGGTGCAGGAGCTGTTTGATCAGCATGCAGGGGATACAAAGATCATCGTGGCTTCGCGTTATGTGGAAACGGAGCTGCTCCAAATTTACAGCAATGGCGTGCCATCGCCCTGGATTGGTTCGTCCCCAATACCTTCTTTCTCTACGGCAATAGCTGCTGCTGCGGCTGCTGAACAAGCTGCAACGGCTGTTACAGCTGCTGTAAATGCAGTTGCTTTACCTACGGTAGCGCCCGCTTCAGCTGCTCCGGCTATTTCACGCCGGAAGCCCAAGGCGTCCACTTCAACTGCTGCGGATTCGGTCTCCCAGATGCGTTTGTTTTAG